The region ataaatttaatataattacgaGGAGTGGGTGCaatgttatttatgttttaaacgttttttatttcttaacctTTCTCTGATGAAGGGTCACCCAGGGCCACAAGGAGATAGAGGATTGAAGGGGGACCGAGGCAACCCAGGACTTGACGGTAGACCTGGAGTCTCCGGTGTTAATGGACGACCCGCTGACAAAGGAGAGAAaggtgaaaaataattataggAAAACTAGGAACAAGTTTaacattatatataaaaaaaaaaaacattttataggaTTACTAAAAAGAGCTATCAATTTCTTAATAAGCTTGAAAAATGACTTAGGGCCTACGGTAGATGCGCGAGTGCACGACGCGGGCGCATGTTAAAATCCGTCGCGCGCGACGCGTGTAGTCAGCGCTGCTCATACATTTTACTATAAGcatccacccgctccgtgcaaaccacGTCAGCTAGCGTACGCGCTTTCAATTTTTGGTTTAATAAGTTTCAGGGCAAtattgcaattaaattaatcattttttttttaggtgaaCGCGGTGCTCCAGGGCCTCCAGGGCCTCCCTTAGATAGGAATTTCAACCCAGAAGAATCGGAATATGTAGCCACAGGTATCAATAAAATCTCATCCCTTTTTGCAGTGCGCATAGCGtatcatgtacagtcagcagcagaagagGATGAGCGGTTACAGTTCTTAAAATTATCCGcacacgactctactgtcaAGGTGATAAGTCAGTCTTAAGATCATTTTGAACACCAACACTGCTCATATACTTCTGCTGCTGCAGAAGCCTACACAGGAGTatactattaacatttttttctgcTTTGGCCACATGTTGCGTGACACCGACGATGCgttaattacttttattttattatcaggTCAAAAGCAATCTATTTCCAAGGGTGACAAGGGAGACAAGGTGAGCAATTTTATATGTTgaaaaaacacttttgtttCAATAGCAATAGATAGCCTTAATTTataactgaatcacgtaccatggtgaaacctttgtgctactaatgtcatgttgacatcccatacatttcccaaaaaaaaacctggtgaaatttattatgaaaaggttcctgtcctggtacgtgatttagttttctcaactatattatgtatgtaaatttatttatgatttttaacTTTTCGACTGTTAGATcagatttttcaatttatttttgatatctttCAGGGGGAAAAAGGAAGTCAAGGTAATGAAGGACAAGCTGGTTTTAACGGGAAGGATGGAAAGCCTGGAGAGCGCGGAGACATTGGGCCCTCGGGTATGCCCGGTATGATGGGTCCCCCAGGTCCTGCGGGCCTAAAGGGCGAAAGAGGAGAAAGAGGCCCACCTGGACCCATTAGCATCACTTCTACTGGCTCtgatattattactataaagGTAAGTTGATGCTTTTTGATAATGCAGGTTACAGTTGCAAAAAAAACAGTGATGAACTCACGGAATAGAAAAAACGTGATAAAATGTCGTAAGTCctgccctatactacgaaatgcaaaattcgaacttcatgtcttgccgtcccgctgacgctaataaatattatttaataggagagtgagagggacggtacgataagaacttcgattttagaatttcataGTAATTCCCCAGTGTCAATGAAATTGATATAACTCTGCTCAGTTGAATTTGTTCATGATTAGTATGCCTCGTTgacatataggtacatataatattTCTTAAACCGTTACATAATTGTAACTCAGTCTAAAACTGAGAgtaagactccaaaaaatatatttttagggaGAGAAAGGGGACTCAGGCCCAAGAGGCAGACGAGGCAGGCCTGGCCCGAACGGACCTCGTGGGTTACAAGGCCTCCAAGGCGTGCCAGGACCACCAGGGAGGCCTGGTGATAAGGGCGATACTGGATTCCCTGGATGGAtggtatgtattttattttgttatgtatTGCTATTAATGAGTAAATTGGTGGTAGGTTCCAGTTCTGATGGTTACTCCGCAAAGTGATTATAACTGTAAGAAATGCATTTAAGCATAATTTTATAGCACAATAGCCTCATCGAACCTTTTTTCGTTTACTATTCAGCGCTAATAAAAGCCATCCGAACAACAATAGAGATTGAGCAGGTTGATTCTAAAGTTTGTTGATTGACGTCGTCTGCATCAAATCATTCATAAAATAAGATTATAGATTGATCGATAGAATAGTGTGATGTACAGGAGTGTCAATCTGATTGTTTTAGGTAACctaacaaatttatttattttttcttgctACAAGGAAACAAAGGTAATAAAACATACCAATAATTTTAAATCTGGTATAGGCAGACcgaaaaggagatggcggggTGACCAGAGTTCTTATCTGTCTTACCTCTCTTACCTTTGTGAAACGGTATCGGATGAGGGTAGAAATagacggtgaatgcgattgctAGCGCGTAGGAGTTAGACAATATTATAGCCTCTAGATGAGTACGAAATGAGTGGCGAGAGTAGGCTCTTGACAGAAACGAGTGCCGAAaggaaggggaggcctttgtccatcAGTGGAACActaaataaagtataaaaaatactctTATTTGGGAACCAAAGTGAATCAGGATTTGCTTTTGTTCAAATTGAGCATAATAAAAGATAGTGGCGGCTTTGACACCTGtcaaagcttttattttgttttcggCCAGTACCTACGATCTAGTGCCCcaaatatttttagtgaaaaGTAGTATTAACCATATATTTTACTAATAGGGTCGACCTGGATCTTCGGGAAGACCAGGTACTTCTGGACTTCCAGGACCAAAAGGAGACAAAGGTGAACCTGGGGAAAGCTTACTGGATCTGTCTGTGGTAAGTAGAGATTGTGATTTCAGATAATCCAGAAAAAAGTATGAACCCAAGTGTTCGtagaaaagaaaaactttttagaacataaaataccaaaaaaacatagtttcagagaaaatcccGAGTTGTCAATTGAAACAGTTTGACTGGCTAGTGAAACAGAGGGAATCGTGAGTagggaaaaggcagagaaccgaTAAATGTGTTCGAAGCCTGAGACAAACACTACCGAATAAAAACTTGATATACAGCGTCTTACCATATTTTAAGACTTATCgaacgacaccccacacttaaGGTTTAAAAGAGAACCATAAAATATCTCCACTTTACGCTTAAGGACTGTATAACTTCAtttctgtattttattattatatattcatACGAAATTATAGATTTTAGCATTAACATTCTCTAatctaagccgcggacggacggatggattgGCAAAACTACAAGGGCTCTTTGTAGGACTACTGAACTACTGAACCTTAAAAATTCTAGTAACTttgctttaataataaataagtcaaaCATAGTAGCCATTTCAAAAGTAATGTACAAGGTAGAATTACGATATATTACGCAAGTAATTAATCTAAGCTATTTAACGATTATACAATGTGAAATTTGATAAGAAATTTGTTTGCAGAGGAGTAAATTAAGTGCATTTATCGAAATCaatattaaaacttaattttataagttttttgttcaaaatttcatttttaatacaagctttttgccgactgtactttttgttgagtgTACTTGCACtgatttccgtaccaaatttcaagtcgatgccatgaACCGTTGAGAAGTTCCGTCcagcggagatgatcctgggtGGACCACCAAGATATATTACtaatagattattgtattgttaccagatttacataattaggtaggtagctaTGCCTAATTTCACGTCAAGCAGACCCCTGGAAGTgagttaaatttaacttgcaatgcaAGATTTGTCGCGCCCATAGTTgcatacataggtacagtcaagtgcaaagatatcaacacggccaaagtgacaaaaatatgtctacacgaccttaatgttaagtgcataaagtcgtgtatacatatttttgtaattttgggcgtgtcgatatctttgcacttgactgtacgagtacattgcaagttaaataaaagcttgtaataaagaatattcCGGAGGCGTGAAACAAGTGCTATCGTTTTGTAgtaattagtaggattagtcttagttttgttattatttcttCGTCGTGtgaaaaaatagtaagtaggtaccagtACCAGAATATCGTATCATCATCGGATTaacatttacataagtatgtcgaTTTTCAGCGCAATCTGATGCCAGAAAGTGATCGCAAAATGATTGGCCTATTTCGAAATCACAGCTTACATATAACAAACGTACGATGCTcacgttaaaattaaataacagctTGTAAAATTGTGAATGTTCCACGTAAATAGTGGTAAACGATTTTATACTTGTATTAAGAACCACCTAGGTTTGCCATAAAAAGTATTatgataagtacctactttatgaAAATTCGCCAAAGGCCAAAACACTGCTTTTACCTCAAATCAAATCGCGACGGAGGCATATCTTAACCCTTACATGTAGCAGAAAAAATGGAAAGAAAGTTTAGAAGCATAacatcataattatatttatgaactaaaagaatttctttgctcacctgcgatcTTAAAGGGCGaccttaacctgtcctctcccagaggcacaaatttgtgcccaaattccattgatcctgttatcctgggagattaaaggtcgcgggtgagcaaagaaattattttagtttattaatatggacctccgcaaagtaacgcctgattcaataaattattataatatatttattgaacACGTCGTCTCAATTTCAAAGGTAGGCCTCCTACGAAACTTTCAGCTACAGTAGCGGTCGGTTCAGGGGTGGGATTACGAACACTGCAGGCAGCTGGTTCCACCGTAAATTTCTGAAGTAGAGCAGCTACTCCGGCCATAGACTGCATCAGACCTAATCGAGCTCCTGTGAAACGGTCAAAGCAAATATTAGAGTAAAACAATAgtcaataaaatgtattattcatTATAGGTACAGTATCTTAAACTCAGCTTATAAGtcgataattatttaaaaaataacacctAAAAGTGTAAAATAGGGTGTAAAAGTACTTTATTCAAGTATttcattacttttaaatttgcaGTGCTGAAAATTTCTACATAGGATAATGTAATAACAGTTACTGTTGAAATATTGCAATGGTAAGGAACCTTTCGTCTGAGCCGCAGGTTTTTTGCAAAAACATCACCAAAAATTTGAATTCTGCGCGGAAAAAGTCGCTTGCAAAAACTACTAACAGTAAattaaacttgtaaaaataatacctaccaaCACATGACCTCGGCCCTTCTCCAAAAGGCATGTACACAAATCTTCTGTCTTGTTTGTACTCTGGATTGAATCGTTCCGGATCAAACTTTTCGggattttcaaaatattgttcATCCATGTGGATTGCTTGAGTTGGAATTATTACTTTTACGCCGTCGTTAATTGTAAGGTTAATTTCTGGTATCGTGTAAGAGGGAGATCTACATTCTCTTACCAAGTAAGCGACAGAAGGATACATCCGCATACCCTCATTAAATGCCATTTCTAGGTAGGTCATTTCTTTTACTGCATCGTAATTTAGCTTATTATCATATTTCTTTAATACTCTGTCGATTTCTGCCTGTACTTTTTCTTGACAGTTTGGATTGAAGGCCAATTGATGAAGGAGAAAACTGGACGCGCTTGATGATGTTTCATATCCCGCACCAAAGAAAACGAAAACTTGTGCCATCACTATAACTTCATCTAACTCCAGTTTTATCACTACCGGTGTACCGTCGGAATTTTTTCTCTCGATGGATTTACCAACCATTTTACCTTGAGATTGCAGCTCTAGTAACAAGTCTATGAAATCATTTCTACCAGATGGCTTATGATCTCTTTCTTTTAATACGGTTTGCACTAAATGTCGAATAGAAATTTCTATTTCTGGCGCTAAAAAGTGCATATTCTTACACAACTCAGGAAATATAAACTTAAGTAAACCTATAACTGCGTCTCTTGGAGATCTTTGAAATATCCTTTTCCCAAGTTGTCGAAATTGTGAATTTTCAACATTAAGTGTGTTCATATTGATCCCAAAACCACAAGCTCCTATGAAATCAGTAGTGTATCTTGCCATGAGCTCTCGCATATCGTATGAATCTTCCAAAGCCACAGTTTCAGCTAACACTTGTAGTTTTTCTGCTCTTTCAGTGATCAAAGGAAACATTGCTTTAAGTTTGCCAGTACTAAACACCGGTGTAAACCGTTGCCTGATTAATCGCCATAAGTCTCCATCagcgaaaaataaatttttaaacaaaggcTCTACAACTGTTCTGTGAGGATTGAGGCCTCTGGCGTAAAAGTGTTCAAAGTCTGTGGTcagtattctttttataatgtCGATATCCCTTATGACAAGTTCTGGTGCGGAGCCTCTGAAAAAGCCAACAACTTTCTCATTTGGATACTTCCTGTACATATCTGTAGCGAGCATTGCCATACTAGCTTGTTGAGCAAATTGCcggaaattatttccaaaaattggcACCGGTTTTTCATGTTTAACGCCTCTCTCCACCCAATAATTGAATGTCCGAGTACTCCAgagatataaaattattattatcactatGGCCAGAATTATAGCCcacattttttgtaataatatgaACTTAAACCTAATGAGACTACAGGCAACGAATAATACCAAAACAACACTAATAAAGAGAACCTTATAAGTATAGGTATAAACAAAATCATATGCGATTAAATTCAACCTATTCTTATATTCAATAAGTATATTACGTAAGTAAGGTACAATcgtcaaaaacatttttttaaacgaaaatgTTTTCGGTTCGCTAAACAGAATTCGAAgctgaggctgtattgcctattctggcgctcgcgattgcaatcaaatgacagttttttcatacaaaaattgttatttgattgcgatcgcaagcgtcagaaacgttaggcaatacggtctcTGGACTTCCTGTCGCTTTAGGCCCGGCGCCCACTATCGGTACGGCATGGCAGGGTACGACTGTCAAGGTATACCTCGGTATCGTAAGGCATACAGGACGCCTCGGCATAGCTCGGAAGTCTTCGGTAGCGTAAGGCATACTTAAGGACGCCTCGGCATAGCTCGGAAGTCTTCGGTAGCATTAGGCATACCTAAGGACGCCTCGGCATAATTCGGTAGTCTTCAGTGTAGCGTAAGGCATACCTAAGGACGCCTCGGCATATCTCGGAAGTCTTCGGTAGCATAAGGCATACCTAAGGACGCCTCTGTATAGCTCGGAAGTCTTCGATAGCGTAAGGCATACCTAAGGACGCCTCCGCATAGCTCGGAAGTCTTCGGTAGCATTAGGCATACCTAAGGACGCCTCGGCATAATTCGGTAGTCTTCAGTGTAGCATAAGGCATACCTAAGGACGCCTCGGCATAGTTCGGTAGTCTTCAGTGTAGCGTAAGGCATACCTAAGGACGCCTCGGCATATCTCGGAAGTCTTCGGTAGCATAAGGCATACCTAAGGACGCCTCGGTATAGCTCGGAAGTCTTCGATAGCGTAAGGCATACCTAAGGACGCCTCCGCATAGCTCGGAAGTCTTCGGTAGCATTAGGCATACCTAAGGACGCCTCGGCATAATTCGGTAGTATTCAGTGTAGCATAAGGCATACCTAAGGACGCCTCGGCATAGTTCGGTAGTCTTCAGTGTAGCGTAAGGCATACCTAAGGACGCCTCGGCATAGCTCGGAAGTCTTCGGTAGCATAAGGCATACCTAAGGACGCCTCGGCATAGTTCGGTAGTCTTCAGTAGCGTAAGGCATACCTAAGGACGCTTCGGCATATCTCGGAAGTCTTCGGTAGCATGAGGCATACCTAAGGACGCCTCGGCATAGTTCGGTAGTCTTCAGTGTAGCGTAAGGCATACCTAAGGACGCCTCGGCATAGCTGGGAAGTCTTCGGTAGCATAAGGCATACCTAAGGACGCCTCGGCATAGTTCGGTAGTCTACAGTAGCGTAAGGCATACCTAAGGACGCTTCGGCATAGCTCGGAAATCTTCGGTAGCATAAGGCATACCTAAGAACGCCTCGGCATAGTTCGGTGGTCTTCAGTGTAGCGTAAatccgcgtatccactagaggcagcctcgggccgagcggctgcctcgctccgaggccgcgcaagtggagacgctgccaaaggcacggctcagactgagactcctttgagcacggccaaaaaaccgacaaaatatggctcggctcgcggtgctcggcctgaggctgctctaatggatacgtgGCTTAAGGCATACCTAAGGACGCTTCGGCATAGCTCGGAAGTCTTCGGTAGCATAAGGCATACCTAAGGACGCCTCAGCATAGTTCGGTAGTCTTTAGTGTAGCGTAAGGCATACCTAAGGACGCCTAGGCATAGCTCGGAAGTCTTCGGTAGCATAAAGCATAGCTAAGGACGCCTCGGCATAGCTCGGAAGTCTTCGGTAGCATAAGGCATACCTAAGGACGCCTCGGCATAGTTCGGTAGTCTTCAGTAGCGTAAGGCATACCTAAGGACGCCTCGGCATAGCTCGGAAGTCTTCGGTAGCATAAGGCATACCTAAGGACGCCTCGGCATAGTTCGGTAGTCTTAGGTAGCGTAAGGCATACCTAAGGACGCAACTCTCGGCTACCTATAGTTTCGGCCGCCTTCGGGACACGCACCCCGCCCCGTTGATTCACCCAAAATCTTCTTTTTAGCTGTGAAGCCTTTCTGGCTGCTAGTTTTTCTTCCTCATCAGCAAGAATAGCAATAAGCACTAGGTCGTGTCCATTATGAATACGACTGTTCGCTTGCAACGTTGCCAATGTTCTCAATTTTAGCTAATTCCCTCCAAAATCCAGTAAACCAAAAAACTTTTcagttttaaaaaatcttggATTCCATTGAGCTAGTGACATGACAAACCAGTTTTATGCCATGTTGGGTTCCGTATTCATTGTTATTTCTAATATATACCTTCGTGTCATTATGATATTaactaaacatatttatttgccACTAGCTGTGTTGCTATGCGAGCAGCTCTTTATACGTAATGCGAGAATTTTCCCGAATTAAAAAGTAGACTAATATATCAAGGATAGTTTAGTTAGATACCTATCAGTGAAAATCTTTGCAGAATTTGTATTATGGTATTAGAGACACTTACGCAATatacataaacaaacaaatgcatcaagtttatctatttattaaattttcatatctgatgtttgtttaatgtaggtagttagtaacttaaatatattttaactttttagctCAAAGGTGAAAAGGGCGACCGAGGGTACGATGGCAGCCCAGGTACACCAGGGGCAACGGGTCCTCCTGGACCACCCGGACCAAGATCGGAACCCGTACAATATCTGCCCGGTCCCCCTGGTCCTCCTGGCCCTCCAGGGCCTCCTGGTGTTTCGATCGTTGGGCCTAAAGGAGAACCCGGCATGACAGCGATTGAAGAACCTCCTGTGCATGGAAATGCAAGATTCTTCGGAAGAACAGGTAATACTAATTCACTGTTAACATCattttataagaaataaaatcaacCAAAAACCGAAGGGGACATGATTATTGTGATTATAATGATGTGAAATTTGATTAATATGTTTGTCAATTTCTATGCACGCTTCTGGATAGCGGTTAAAACTAGTGCCATAGATGAGCTTAAAGCTATGAGGGAATTGGAAGGTCTTAAGATCAACCGCCATAGAGACGGTAagttttaattagaataatgtACTGAGGAGCAACTGCAATTTATAACTGATCTTTATTTTTGCTCTTCGATGTATTAAAGTACAGCCCAAAAAGATTTCAAGCTCTCTCTAGATGTGTTAAATCTCTATGTAGATGTaagatttacaatgttatgaTTTATGTTGTTTGCTTGCGTACAGTTCACAGATCATAATACCATCTATATAACGGTTTGTGAATACGACTGTATTTTTGCAACATGGGTGCAACCGGCGGTTACTTCTTTTTATAACTTTTGCAAAGCAATGTTTTTTATCCATGACTGTACAAAATGAGATAAGGAGTTAATCTTACCAATAACGTAAATGAATAGCAAAGTAATCACCAATAATTAAGGAATTTGTTTATCTTCGTAGCACGCCCGTCATTTGATTCAAACAGCCAAAAAACTGAAGATACTAACGAAAGTAAAACCGTGCCAGGTGCTGCTGTATTCCAAACAACTGAAGAAATGATGAAGGTACTACTTATCAGTTTATCAAATTGACTATTAATCACTCATTTAAGTAAATAACGGGTAGTCAAAGTTTACTTTATCAATAGAATCGACTGAATAAACTATGAACACAAATTTATCGCAGAATTCTAAATTGAGTATGTTTTTTAATCCAGCTGGCATCTTCAAGCCCCGTTGGTGCTCTTGCTTACGTCACAGAAGAGCAAGCACTGTTTGTGAAAGTAAACTCCGGCTGGCAATACGTGTTGGTAAGTATTTTGAAAGACGTTTATACCTTGTTACGTCATACACCAGTAAACTTAACTTCAGCcgaaaaacattaattaaaagatGAACTAAGCAGTGCGGGCAAAACTCGACGCATTGCTTGTAGATCTTTTACTGTATTTAGACTGTGGTTTTACTTTGATTACCTTGATAATGGCTTGTCAATAACCTGTCAACTTATTGTGATATTTTCGCGATTAATGAAAATGTAATCTTTTACGACTTTATTTTTGAGTGATATTCACGTGGTCACTATCTACTTTCTAGATAATTAGTTGCTTTAGCTTATAAAGGTACTCATATAGCTAATTAAAAAACTCcataataatgttatatttactaaGAAGTTGGTAATTATGGAGTGTAAAGAAATGAATTACGTAAAAggaatgaaaatatataatttatctCAGAAGCATGTCCATGCGTGTAATCAAAGactaaataataagtataaacTAAATCATTTGCATGTTTTCTTTCAGTTGTGTTAccaaatttatttcataaatggaACATTTTccaaataataagtatttagttTTCCTCTTTCATTGCATATTCATGGCCACAGTTGAAATTCTGTCTTTACAGTTTGCCTTAGtctttatttatctttcttttATCAGCTTGGCTCCCTAGTGACTCAATCGCCGCAGCCTCCGCCGAcgcctgcgcctgcgccgctGCCGATGCCAGCCGCCAGCTTAGTCCACGTACCGCCCATATCCAACTCTGTGCACAGCCCGTCTGATTCTTTTGACGGGCCACGAGTAAGTTTTAtcgtcatcaacatcatcatcatcgccatTGTCATTATCAATAACATAGTTATCTTTACGCCGTATATCTTGGCCCATTCTCTCGGACGCATTATTCAGTGTCAGATGTCATGACTTTTATTTGCTGATCAAAGTCAAAACACCCAACCCCTTACAATGAATGCGAGTGAAcgtgtcaaaaacaaaaattaaaaacaagggCATACCTTTGGGTATCCTTTTTACTGTATATgtgaaagaaaagttaaagTTGGTTACATGATTTAGTTTTTTAGTTCTATATTAGGTGCTTTATAGCAGATGGGGTCGTGCAGTCGGGAAAACTTCATTATGGGTGACTGAGAAGGAATCCAGACTCACTTCGgctaaaaaacccggctgcacgtCCTCAATTTCCTAGAGCTGCCATGAATCTTCGGGTTAGGTTCGTTAAAGAATCACACCACTGATATATTTATCACAGCTTCGGATAGCAGCTTTGAGTGATCCCACCTCAGGCAACATGCACGGCGTGCGTCGCGCCGACTATTCGTGCTACCGGCAAGCGAGGCGCGCCGGAGTCAGGGGCACATTTAGAGCATTCATCACCagcaggtaagaaaaaaaaccatatAGATAAGCTGGCTAACTGACAAACTAACAGACAAAAGGCATAGACTATTTCAGTAATAGAATTCCGTTAAAAGATTATAGAACTGCCATAACTCCAGACAATTTTCCTTTCAATGAATTACTAACGGGAATATTAAACGATGAACAAAATATCACTAACCTTTGTCTTTTGATgttgaaaagaagaaaaataccCGTGAAAATTGAATCTAATCAAAGTATGTAACAGGTCCACGAACTTAGATGCGACAGTTCGTTTTGCCGATCATCAGCTGCCTGTCGTCAACACTCATGGCGACGTACTGTTTAAGTCTTTTGCCGACATCTTTGACGGCAATGGGGGCATCATGGCTGGAGGAGCCAGGATATACAGCTTTGATGGAAAGAATATTATGACAGATCCTCATTGGTGAGTGATTCGTTATTTACATTACTTTTTCTGTGTGTTTATGTTAATTGCTTTATGTATATACGTCTAcataataagataaaaaaatacagagcaCTGCTAGTTTATCTATTGT is a window of Choristoneura fumiferana chromosome 8, NRCan_CFum_1, whole genome shotgun sequence DNA encoding:
- the LOC141430566 gene encoding cytochrome P450 6B5-like, which gives rise to MWAIILAIVIIIILYLWSTRTFNYWVERGVKHEKPVPIFGNNFRQFAQQASMAMLATDMYRKYPNEKVVGFFRGSAPELVIRDIDIIKRILTTDFEHFYARGLNPHRTVVEPLFKNLFFADGDLWRLIRQRFTPVFSTGKLKAMFPLITERAEKLQVLAETVALEDSYDMRELMARYTTDFIGACGFGINMNTLNVENSQFRQLGKRIFQRSPRDAVIGLLKFIFPELCKNMHFLAPEIEISIRHLVQTVLKERDHKPSGRNDFIDLLLELQSQGKMVGKSIERKNSDGTPVVIKLELDEVIVMAQVFVFFGAGYETSSSASSFLLHQLAFNPNCQEKVQAEIDRVLKKYDNKLNYDAVKEMTYLEMAFNEGMRMYPSVAYLVRECRSPSYTIPEINLTINDGVKVIIPTQAIHMDEQYFENPEKFDPERFNPEYKQDRRFVYMPFGEGPRSCVGARLGLMQSMAGVAALLQKFTVEPAACSVRNPTPEPTATVAESFVGGLPLKLRRRVQ